A region from the Medicago truncatula cultivar Jemalong A17 chromosome 6, MtrunA17r5.0-ANR, whole genome shotgun sequence genome encodes:
- the LOC25497367 gene encoding uncharacterized protein gives MEKKKPVSTTKKNEIVSTQVRSSSTYISDDIAFSILSKLPLKSFKRVESVRKSWSLLSEDTHFMNMFRNNFLSSNSYYDGASLFLKVTTWPDMQQMQVLYTLSGHRFQNIVNSDFSNPFKHDRDFQIFGFGSINGTLLLHQRCCYRHALWHPSTKKYKILPPSQFESYILDDVKRYYSIVCYIDGFGCDCVTDDYQVIRYIFFADPNNERNKSLGNKYFEPLWEI, from the coding sequence ATGGAGAAGAAGAAACCAGTGTCTACAACAAAGAAGAATGAAATTGTGAGTACCCAAGTTCGTTCCTCTTCTACCTATATATCTGATGATATTGCCTTCTCCATTCTATCAAAATTGCCTCTTAAATCTTTTAAACGAGTTGAATCCGTTCGCAAATCATGGTCTCTCTTGTCTGAAGATACTCATTTCATGAACATGTTCCGCAACAATTTCTTATCATCTAATTCTTATTACGACGGAGCATCTCTATTCTTAAAGGTTACAACATGGCCAGATATGCAGCAGATGCAAGTTTTGTATACTCTTTCTGGTCACAGGTTTCAGAATATAGTTAATTCTGATTTCTCAAATCCATTTAAACATGATAgagattttcaaatttttggttttggtagtATTAATGGCACACTCTTGCTCCATCAACGATGTTGTTACAGACATGCATTGTGGCACCCATCTACCAAGAAATACAAGATCCTTCCTCCTAGTCAGTTTGAGTCATATATTCTAGATGATGTTAAGCGTTATTATAGCATTGTGTGTTATATTGATGGATTTGGTTGTGACTGTGTTACAGATGACTATCAAGTCATTCGTTATATTTTCTTTGCAGATCCAAACAATGAGCGCAATAAATCTCTgggaaataaatattttgaaccCTTATGGGAGATATAG